The DNA sequence CCCTGGTGATGATCGTGAGAAAGCGTATGTAAAGCAGGATGTCTTTTCATAAGAAATAGTTTTTGAGAAGAATAATTTATAATTGCAAGTTAAGACATCTTGCTTTTTATATCAACTGAAACAATGAAAAATCCAGAGAACTACTTAATCATTGTCAGCAGCATTTTGGATTTTAACGCAGCCTTTAATCCATGCGGAATGTTTGCCGGCATTATAAGAATTTCACCAGCTTTTACATTATAGGGTGTACCACCAATCGTGATTTCCATCTCGCCATCAACCATATAAACCACCGCTTCAAATGGTGAAGTGTGCTCTGTTAATGTTTCATCTTTGTCAAATGCAAACAAAGTAATATTTCCATTTGGCTTTTTTATTATTTGCTTGCTAACTATTGAACCATTCTGATAATTGACTGCATCAATGAGCAGTTCTTTATTTACAATTTCTGACATTTTATTTTCTTCTAAAAAAATTATTAATGTTTGTGTTCGTGGTGAGAATCCATAGCTTCTTTACCTTCAAAGAGTGATTCAACATAATGAATGAAATGAACATAAGCTTCGACATATTCTCTGCCGGCTTTCAGGTCATTTACATCATAATCTTTTTTTGATTGCACATCGTTAAAGTATTCTTTGATTTTTGGATTTTGTTCTTCATCAAGATGAGCATAAATAGGAACTAAAGAATTTTCAGCAATCGCAACATCTGCAGCTTCTATTCCTTCTTCGGGTTGATAACCGGCTGGCTTCAATCCTGTGTAGCCAACGCCTTCGCCCATTCTATGAACTCTTACAACAGTTTCAAAGAAATACATTTCAGCAAGTTCTTTAGCCTTTGGACTCAATGTTCTGACTTCATTTACTTTGTAGAATAGAGTGGTTATTTCAGGTTCGTCATCTTCTCTAATCCATACTAAAACATAATTAATGTTTCCTGTTTCAAGTGCTTTTTGAGAAGCTTTCACGACCGGACCTTCCATGCTGTCGCAATGAGCTGAGACATCACTTATAGTAATAATCACTAAAGTTAAAATAACAAATAAAAAAATATTGCTTTTCATTTCAGGAACCTCCTTGAATTAATTTTTATTACCTAGTAATTCTGCTTCAAGCGCAATTGATTTCGGAAAGAGAATATTGTTTTCGAGATGAATGTGCTTGTGCAAATCTTCCTCAAACTCTTTTAATTCTGAATAAAGTGCTTTAAATGTATTGCAGGCATCATCAGGATGGACATAATTATTGCTCAGTTCTCGTATCTGATACAAAGCATCGCCAGCACTTGTGTGTTCGTATTCCATCATTCTAATTGGATTCTGAATAGTGCCAAACGGCGGTGGAAAGAACTGACTGTTTTCATTTTGTATTAACATCATCTGATTTATCTGCGGAAATAAAATTCTTTCCTCTTTCATCATATGCATTTCAAGTTCTTCCCGGACAGCAAGGAATAGATCAGCAATCTTTATTGTTTCAGGATGATTTTTTCCGTGCACTGATGCGACTTTATCTGCATGCAGTGAAATTATTGGAATCATTCTTCTTACATACTGATGATGGTTATTCATGATGTAGTCAACGAGGAAATCGAGATGCCAGTCGTTCACATTCTGAGTTCCGTTTCCATTGCCTGAAAGATTTGTTAACTGATTTATCACATTACTCACGTCAACATTTTTTTCTGCACAGGCGTCTTTCAATGTGCGATTGCCTCTACAGCAAAAGTCCAGACCAAATTCTTCAAACACAATTGCTGAACGGATATTATCGGTTACTAGTTCAGCTAAAGTTGTTGTTACAAGATTTTTTACTGTTGTTTCTGTCTTAGTTAGTTCGTTCATTTTATTTACCTCTTTTATTATTCGAATTATTATTTTCTTCTTTCAACGCATCTTCATTAAACTTCTTTACTGCCTCTGTTCCAGTTGGATGACCAAACGAATCCATTTCTTTGTAAAGTTCAAGGTATTCTTCTCTCGTAATACTATTCTGCCATTTACCGGTGATCATTCCGTATCCCGTTACCAGCATAAAAATTGAAACAACTCCGATTGCAACATATTTTTTATTAACCTTTTTCTTTGCACCAATTATTTCAAGCTGCAGAGTATCAGCAACAGGACAAACATCAACACAATTCAGACAGGATGTACATTCATCCGAAATAACAGTTTTAACCTTATCAACTTTTATGAAAGAAGGACAAGCTTTGTTGCAAAGTCCGCAATCAATGCAGCTAACAGGATTTCGTTTGATTTTGTTTGGACTGAGCAGCGAAGTAATCCCAAGTAATGCACCATATGGACAAAGATATCTGCACCAGAATCCTCTGAGCACAATTGAAAGCAAAAACAAAATTCCAATAACTATCAAAGAGAATCTTGAAATGTCGGCAAAGAAGTAATACATCTTTACGTCAGAAACGAGATTATATGGACTATCAAGAAATGCCTGAAGAGCAGTCGTACTCATTAAAAAGAAAACAGAGTAGAATAAAAATCCAAGTAACAAATATTTTAAACTTCGGAATGGGTAGTCCAGCAACTTCGGAAGCTTCAAATCTTTTCCGAAAATTTTCTTTCCGAAATCGCCGATCAGCTCGGATAAAAAACCAACCGGACAGAGCCAGCTGCAGAATGCTTTTCCAAAAACGATAGAGACAAGAACAATCGCAAAGAAAATAAAAAAACCTGCTGGATGTGCCGAGTGTATTTCTCCGGTCATCAGAAATAAATAAAAACTCATAAAAGAACTTATCGGAAGAAATCCATCAACTCCCGGAGGTCGAGATGAAAAAGCTTCTGCACCATTTGTTTCCAGGAACTGAATGAACTGATAGAACTCAACTCCAATCCAGATGCAAAGAAGCGCAAACAAAGTCTGAACTATGAACCTTACTTTTTGAATCCCCTTCTCTTTGTTCCGAATTACTTTTTTCTTCTTTACTTTTGCCATTCTGGCGAGTGGAACGAGTCCAGAATCTGGGTCGTCAGATTCCTGACAAGCTGGAATGACATTCGCTCTATTACTTCTGACTTTCTCACCTGTCATTCTGGGGAGCGAAGCGACTCCAGAATCTGTGAGGTCTGATTCCGTAACCGTCTTCACTTCCTTTCGACGAGGCAAGCAAGCCGGAATGACTTCATTTTCAACAGCTCGAAAATTTACTTTGCCATTTATTGTATCATTCATATCGGATATATTTGTCTGATTAAACCATAAAAAAATATTAAAGACTGCTGATCTTGTGTAAAGTTTTTTCTTTCAGCTTGTCAATCGTTTCTGAAGTAAGCATATCGTAAGTCTGGTTACGTAATGATCCCCAGGTATTATGAACCGGACAAGGATGAGTTGGTGAACATTCCGGAAAACCGAGCACGCAGCTATCAAACATATCAAGTCCATCAATCGCAGCAACGACATCAATCAGCTTGATTCGTGAAGCTGGTTTGGCAAGTGAAAATCCGCCTGACTTCCCTTTGCTCGAAGATATCAATCCGCTTTCCCGTAAACTCTGGAGTATTTTAGAAATAAATTCACGCGGAATCTTCAGCACTTTGGAAATGTCTTCAGCAGAAACTAAAGTTCCTTTTTCCTGGGCTGCGAGGTAAAGTATCGCCTGCATTCCGTATTCGCACTTTTTGGAGAAAATTACAGTCATTTATTAAATCAGATAAATTTGTCTGATTAAATATATAATATTAAAATGAAAGATGCAAGCGAGCTTTCGATTATGGTTTTAGCTTTGCAAATCACTATCTCTTTGACCCTACTATTTAATTGATTATTTAATTTAGCTCTACAAATACTCCCTCAATATCCCAACACAATCCAAGTTTTCTATATGAATGTGATGATCAGGTAATCCGGGATTTAATTTCATTAACAAACTCTTCACTTTTATTCTCTCTCTATCCGTAAAGTTTAGTGCTGTTCCAAAAACACTCTGGTGTTTTGTCATAATATTCACCAACCCAATTGCCTCAATATTTTCCTTAGAATAACCAAATCCCAAGAAGAAAATCCTCTCCGCTTCAATAATTATTTTTTTAATCTCTTCCAGTCTTGGATTTCTCTCATCATATATTATTTGAATATTTTCTTTTGCTTTATCCGCTAAGTCTAAAATTTTGTTCGTCTGATATTTTTCACCTTTCTCGGTTTGTTCCCATTGTAAATCATAAATTTTTCCATATGCGTGAAAGACTTTTATCCATTCCGAAATCTTAGTTACATCCTCGCGGTCTCCAGAAAATGAAAAGAATAAACTTCTCCATAAAAACTCTTCAAACGATCGATCATAATTAAAAGTAATTACATTCAATTTATTATCTCTAAATTTTTCGAGGTCAGTACTCTTTATCATATCATCTGTTATATAATTATAAATCAATGTGTACCAATCAGACTCTTGCCGTTCTATATCTTCATTAAATTTACTCATCAGTTCAAAATAAAGAATGCACCAGGCCAAAATAAATTTACCCTGTTCATAGTACTTTTCTTTATTCCTGGATAAAAATAAATCAAAGGACTTCGTGGATGACTGTTTGAATGATTCAATTAGGTAAGAATACTTAGCTATTTCAGTTCTGATATCATCTTCGTTGGATTTATTATTTCCTCTTAGACGATCTGTGTACCTTCTTCTAAATTCTTTGATAATAAACTTTCTTAATTCTATTGCAGTAGGATAACCATAAGGGACACTCGCTCCTGCTCCTAATATGAAGACAGTATTATTGGTAATCATTTCAATTTTTCCTAATGATATTTATTTTCGAAGCAATTGATCTTTTTTTGTAATAGAAATGTATTCTTCAGATTCAAAATTACCAAAGTAAGCCAAAAGAATACAATAAAGGAAGAAAAGTTTTCTGGATATGCTTCTCCTAAAATTTGCTAAACAGTAGATGTAATCAGTTTCTTCTTCTTCAAAGTATTATCAACTGACAAAACACCTGCTCCAAAAGCAAAGTGAATAATCAGCAGTACAAACACAAGGATTGAAAGCTCCAGTGACTGACCGACAGATAACAATCCCTGCTTGAGATGAACCAAAAACACAGCGCCAAATAAAACCGGGATTTGAAGCAGTGAACCAAGTCTTGTAAGAAATCCGAAAGCGAGTGAAAATCCGCCTATAATGTGTGCAACTGTGATATAAGAATACCACCAGTAAATTTTATCTTCGCCGGCAAGAGTTGTAATCACGGCAGGATCTGATGCAAGAATAACTCCACGAATAAAAAGTGCAACTCCCAAAAACGAACGGATGAGTGCATAAGCAAGATTAGTTTTGTTATCAAACCATAAAATTAAGTCGGTAAAAAAATTCATATTGGCTCCTAAGAAATTTTTGATAAAAAATTAAAAATCCTTTTTTCTGAAAAACCTGCTGCTGAAAAAGAATGGAACGATTATCCAGATGAACAAGCATACAAAAGAAATAATCACACCAGAAGAACTACCGAAAAATCTTTGAAACACAGCACCGGTGTAACCCATCAGCGCTGCAATGTCAAACTTCATTAAAAATAAAATCCGTCCGAGGTCAATTGGATTGAGTGAACTCAGAATTATCATCGCATTTTCAAGCGGGTAATCCTGGAAAGAATAAATTATGATTAAAACAATTCCATCGTAAACAATTGCAAGTATTAGCCAGATTAAAATTGCTAGTCCAAGTCCTTTTGATTTGTCATCCTGCTTTACTGAAATTAAAAAAGAAATTGCAATGAAGATAAATGTGAGCAATACACCAATAAAAAGTAGCAGTATAAACCCATCGATCTGTTCACCAACTTTTCCAAACAGAAGAAATGGAATTGAAAATCCCAAAGCAAATCCGGCAGACAGTGGAATTGCTGTTCCCAGAT is a window from the bacterium genome containing:
- a CDS encoding cupin domain-containing protein yields the protein MSEIVNKELLIDAVNYQNGSIVSKQIIKKPNGNITLFAFDKDETLTEHTSPFEAVVYMVDGEMEITIGGTPYNVKAGEILIMPANIPHGLKAALKSKMLLTMIK
- a CDS encoding ABC transporter permease subunit — protein: MKLVKKILLYEIHNTIRSKWVILYTFFFFLVGYGLFTFSGDVNKAYISLLNIIIIVIPLVSIIFGSIYFYNSREFIEMMLSQPIDRKSLFFGIYLGTAIPLSAGFALGFSIPFLLFGKVGEQIDGFILLLFIGVLLTFIFIAISFLISVKQDDKSKGLGLAILIWLILAIVYDGIVLIIIYSFQDYPLENAMIILSSLNPIDLGRILFLMKFDIAALMGYTGAVFQRFFGSSSGVIISFVCLFIWIIVPFFFSSRFFRKKDF
- the ric gene encoding iron-sulfur cluster repair di-iron protein → MNELTKTETTVKNLVTTTLAELVTDNIRSAIVFEEFGLDFCCRGNRTLKDACAEKNVDVSNVINQLTNLSGNGNGTQNVNDWHLDFLVDYIMNNHHQYVRRMIPIISLHADKVASVHGKNHPETIKIADLFLAVREELEMHMMKEERILFPQINQMMLIQNENSQFFPPPFGTIQNPIRMMEYEHTSAGDALYQIRELSNNYVHPDDACNTFKALYSELKEFEEDLHKHIHLENNILFPKSIALEAELLGNKN
- a CDS encoding DoxX family protein translates to MNFFTDLILWFDNKTNLAYALIRSFLGVALFIRGVILASDPAVITTLAGEDKIYWWYSYITVAHIIGGFSLAFGFLTRLGSLLQIPVLFGAVFLVHLKQGLLSVGQSLELSILVFVLLIIHFAFGAGVLSVDNTLKKKKLITSTV
- a CDS encoding 4Fe-4S binding protein; protein product: MAKVKKKKVIRNKEKGIQKVRFIVQTLFALLCIWIGVEFYQFIQFLETNGAEAFSSRPPGVDGFLPISSFMSFYLFLMTGEIHSAHPAGFFIFFAIVLVSIVFGKAFCSWLCPVGFLSELIGDFGKKIFGKDLKLPKLLDYPFRSLKYLLLGFLFYSVFFLMSTTALQAFLDSPYNLVSDVKMYYFFADISRFSLIVIGILFLLSIVLRGFWCRYLCPYGALLGITSLLSPNKIKRNPVSCIDCGLCNKACPSFIKVDKVKTVISDECTSCLNCVDVCPVADTLQLEIIGAKKKVNKKYVAIGVVSIFMLVTGYGMITGKWQNSITREEYLELYKEMDSFGHPTGTEAVKKFNEDALKEENNNSNNKRGK
- a CDS encoding Rrf2 family transcriptional regulator produces the protein MTVIFSKKCEYGMQAILYLAAQEKGTLVSAEDISKVLKIPREFISKILQSLRESGLISSSKGKSGGFSLAKPASRIKLIDVVAAIDGLDMFDSCVLGFPECSPTHPCPVHNTWGSLRNQTYDMLTSETIDKLKEKTLHKISSL